Proteins co-encoded in one Epinephelus moara isolate mb chromosome 11, YSFRI_EMoa_1.0, whole genome shotgun sequence genomic window:
- the mc4r gene encoding melanocortin receptor 4, with translation MNTTENHGLIQGYHNRNQTSGTLPLNKDLPAEEKDSSAGCYEQLLISTEVFLTLGILSLLENILVVAAIVKNKNLHSPMYFFICSLAVADMLVSVSNASETIVIALINGGNLAIPATLIKSMDNVFDSMICSSLLASICSLLAIAVDRYITIFYALRYHNIVTLRRAMLVISSIWTCCTVSGILFIIYSESTTVLICLITMFFTMLVLMASLYVHMFLLARLHMKRIAALPGNGPIHQRANMKGAITLTILLGVFVVCWAPFFLHLILMITCPRNPYCTCFMSHFNMYLILIMCNSVIDPIIYAFRSQEMRKTFKEIFCCSHALLCV, from the coding sequence ATGAACACCACAGAGAACCATGGATTGATCCAAGGCTACCACAATAGGAACCAAACCTCAGGCACTTTGCCACTTAACAAAGACTTACCAGCCGAGGAGAAGGACTCATCGGCAGGATGCTACGAACAGCTGCTCATTTCCACAGAGGTTTTTCTCACTCTTGGCATTCTCAGCCTGCTGGAGAACATTCTGGTTGTTGCTGCTATAGTTAAAAACAAGAACCTTCACTCGCCCATGTACTTTTTCATCTGTAGCCTCGCTGTTGCTGACATGCTCGTCAGTGTCTCCAACGCCTCTGAGACTATCGTTATAGCACTCATCAACGGAGGCAACCTGGCCATCCCTGCCACGTTGATCAAAAGCATGGACAATGTGTTTGACTCTATGATCTGTAGCTCTCTGTTGGCATCTATCTGCAGCTTGCTGGCCATCGCCGTCGATCGCTACATCACCATCTTCTACGCTCTGCGATACCACAACATCGTCACCCTGCGAAGAGCGATGCTGGTCATCAGCAGCATCTGGACGTGCTGCACCGTTTCCGGCATCTTGTTCATCATTTACTCAGAGAGCACCACAGTGCTCATCTGCCTCATCACCATGTTTTTCACCATGCTGGTGCTCATGGCGTCACTGTACGTCCACATGTTCCTGCTGGCGCGTTTGCACATGAAGCGGATCGCGGCGCTGCCAGGCAACGGGCCCATCCACCAGCGGGCCAACATGAAGGGCGCCATCACCCTCACCATCCTCCTCGGGGTGTTTGTGGTATGCTGGGCGCCCTTCTTCCTCCACCTCATCCTCATGATCACCTGCCCCAGGAACCCCTACTGCACCTGCTTCATGTCCCACTTCAACATGTACCTCATCCTCATCATGTGCAACTCCGTCATCGACCCCATCATCTACGCCTTTCGCAGCCAAGAGATGAGAAAAACCTTCAAAGAGATTTTCTGCTGCTCGCACgctctgttgtgtgtgtga